In one Candidatus Absconditicoccus praedator genomic region, the following are encoded:
- a CDS encoding type II secretion system protein, whose amino-acid sequence MKQKGFTLIELILVLSIMGIVLAMATPAIVSTLDSWTQTRESMHFEDEGVHLPVRLFEDIKEELENNEGSVNNDSLEVGDITYENDNVIVKQYNGGDPYPFTNNPEWEVEFNKNDDIIQITLILEGDEVYQTSIQEEWGD is encoded by the coding sequence ATGAAGCAAAAAGGCTTTACTCTGATAGAGTTGATTTTGGTGCTATCCATTATGGGGATAGTATTGGCTATGGCAACACCAGCAATAGTTAGCACTCTTGATTCATGGACACAGACAAGAGAAAGTATGCATTTTGAAGATGAAGGAGTTCATCTTCCTGTAAGGTTGTTTGAGGATATCAAGGAGGAATTGGAAAACAATGAAGGAAGTGTAAACAATGACTCTTTGGAGGTAGGAGATATAACCTACGAAAATGATAATGTGATAGTGAAGCAATACAATGGTGGTGATCCCTATCCATTCACTAACAATCCTGAATGGGAAGTTGAATTCAACAAAAATGATGACATAATACAGATTACACTTATTCTGGAAGGAGATGAGGTTTACCAAACTTCTATACAGGAAGAATGGGGAGATTAG